The DNA segment aaatgcatgtaaaatgtaaaaatacattttcatcatgttttatgaataaaataaccCATAAATCATTTGAATGATATATGAAACCTTTAttgataggaataaaactgtaaagtctgGTCTGTGTAAGTGCAAGAGATTTGAATATTCCATTTAGTCtcttaattaattgaattttttgttgttatgaaaCATAATTCAATGCATTTATTAGATTATGTTCCTTTGCAGGCTGACTGCTGTCAAGACTGCTGTGATTTTAAGATCCTGCACATTATGGCGCGCCATAGCAAGCTCCAGAAACAGGTCTTATCCCTGTATCGGCAGTTTCTGCGTGCAGCTCAGGACAAGCCGGGCTTCATACCGAGAATCCGTGATGAATTCCATGCCAATGCTGCCATCAAGAAGACTGACGTCATGCACATCGAATATCTTTATCGGCGAGGCCAACGCCAACTCGAACTGCTTAAAGATGTAAACACTAAACAACTTGGATCATTCAGCAAGTCTAAAGAGGACAGTTCATAGCAACCTATATAATCACATActgtattcaaatattttacaGAATGTGACTTGCAAAGAACAAAAGCtcacaaatatatattgttttctgggAAATCACCTCCATGGCTTCAgttatttaaatggaaaagacCAATGAGACTTTCTCTCTTCTCAGGGAAacttgaaatttttatttatgcacacaaTTTTTTGCTGCTATATgagtattcccattttttgaagTGACTTCTAGATGTATTATGTACTGTTAGGGTCAATATAATGAAGTGTTTTAAAGATAATATCCGTTGGCACTATACTTCTGAAATGATTCAACACAATTAtacttgtttagtttttttctgctACATTGCCTCTGTCCTGTTGAAATAATAATTGATTGGTTCACATTGTGGTAAAACTTTAGGAAAtagaaaatattgtgatatataatatTGTCCAAATAATATAAAGCTTGAGACTTGTCCTATTGCTTAAATGGTTGTACAATACATTCATGTATTGTAAAGATATTAGATaaaattgtaaaagaaaaaaatgtcataataaaactataaatctGAATTTATAGTTGTACCCAATA comes from the Cyprinus carpio isolate SPL01 chromosome B21, ASM1834038v1, whole genome shotgun sequence genome and includes:
- the sdhaf1 gene encoding succinate dehydrogenase assembly factor 1, mitochondrial yields the protein MTSCAVTLTDKADCCQDCCDFKILHIMARHSKLQKQVLSLYRQFLRAAQDKPGFIPRIRDEFHANAAIKKTDVMHIEYLYRRGQRQLELLKDVNTKQLGSFSKSKEDSS